The Coffea arabica cultivar ET-39 chromosome 1e, Coffea Arabica ET-39 HiFi, whole genome shotgun sequence genome has a window encoding:
- the LOC140010204 gene encoding uncharacterized protein, which translates to MATATTMAQHVMIESPTMNRRQPLLPGGSAAAAAATAAVKDERECPSGRTIGEVAGVTTAECAAVCCCCPCAVMHLLILAVYKVPKGLCKKAWKKNKRKRLLKKKKKNLEENKSGPNGTHHHDDDESSSDDYDDNQKGVGVMDAVDLDSEMWDRFYGAGFWRSHSQRED; encoded by the coding sequence ATGGCGACGGCGACGACGATGGCTCAGCATGTTATGATTGAGTCGCCCACGATGAATAGGAGGCAACCGTTGTTACCGGGTGGCTCTGCGGCTGCGGCGGCTGCGACTGCGGCGGTGAAGGACGAGAGGGAGTGCCCGAGTGGGAGGACGATAGGGGAAGTTGCAGGTGTGACTACGGCGGAGTGCGCCGCCGTGTGCTGCTGCTGTCCATGCGCGGTGATGCACCTGCTCATCTTGGCCGTCTATAAAGTTCCCAAGGGGCTGTGTAAAAAGGCCTGGAAgaaaaataagaggaaaagattattaaagaaaaagaagaagaatttgGAGGAAAATAAAAGTGGGCCGAATGGCACTCATCATCATGATGATGATGAATCATCATCTGACGATTATGATGATAATCAGAAGGGCGTTGGTGTAATGGACGCCGTTGATCTTGATTCTGAAATGTGGGACCGGTTTTACGGGGCTGGGTTTTGGAGAAGTCATTCTCAAAGGGAAGATTaa